In Campylobacter showae, the genomic stretch ATCAAGGTCTGGCTCAAGCAAATTTGAAGCGAATAAAATTTGAATTAAAACTATAAAGATAACGGTGAGCTTTTTCATAAATCCTCCTAAATTTACGGCTTTTACGAGGCGGTCAAATTTGGCTAGCGGATTTAAGGGCTAAATTTGCTCGCGGTAAATTTAGCTCAAATTTTAGCTGAAAAGTTCGTCAAATTTACGCACGCGGCAATTTTACGATAAAGCAGTGCTTTAAATCGCCGCTTTTTGCCTCTCGTTATCAAGCGTTTCTTGCATTTTTGCCCTTGCGCTTTCTAGCCACTCAGGGGCGGCAGTGTCGATGAGATCTAGGCAGATGATTTTGATTTTGCCGTTTTTAAAGCTAAAATTTTTCACATCCAAGATGTCCGAACCCGTGATCACGATGGGCTGGATTTTTAGATTTAGCTTGTCGGCGATGATTTTCGCACCGCCTTTAAACGGCAAAAGCTCCTTTGAGTGCGAGCGCGTTCCTTCTGGGAAAATCGCTAGCACGCGCCCCTTTTCGACGCGGTCCTGCGCGTCTTTTACGAGCTTGATGAGAGAGCGTTTATTCTCGCGCTCGACCGAGATCATTTGCGGCACGTGGATGATCTGACCGATGACGGGCAGGTCGGCGATCTCTTTTTTAGCAATCCAGCAAAGATTTTTAGGATAGACTTCCTCTAAAACGACGATATCTAGCATGCTTTGGTGGTTCATGATGATCATATTCGCGCACTCGTCAAATTTGCCGACGACTTCGAGCGAATAAAAGCCAAAAAGCCGCTGGCTCCTACCCCAAATTTTTCTCACGCCGTGAATGTGCTTTTTAAAAAGCCACATAAAAAATACGACCAAAAGTATACTGATGAGAAACTCGACCGCGAAATACGCGGCCTTTATCCTAGAAAATATCATCTTTTTTCACCCAACCTATCTTGCCGTCGTCTAGTAAAATTTTGACGTAGTCCTCGCGCTCGCCGAGGATCTCGATCTTTTCCTCCGCTTTTGAGGTATAAAATACGCTTGAGTTTTGCGTAGGCAAAATTTTTACATTTATGTTTTGCCTTAGCGTCGCGCCGCCAAACGGGTTGTAGCTATAAAGGATATAGGCTCCAAGGCCGACCACGACGACGAGAAATATCGCGTCGCGCTTAAACAAAAACGTGATCAAGAAAATACCGAAAAGCGCGTAAACTCCGATATTTTTGTAAATTTCAAATTTGCTTTGCTTTGGATTTAGCCCGATTTGCGTGCTGATCTCGTCGTCTTCTACGACTACCGGGAGCGAAAAGCTCACGAAATCTTTTTTAGCCAGGCTAAAATAGTTAAAATCTATCGAGGTTTTTTCAGACGAAAATATCGCGAAATAATATCCGCTTTGCGCGTCAAATTCGCCGCTCGTGGAGTCCACGCCTTGCTTGATGATGTCCTTATCTTCGATGAAAAAGTCCGCGATATTGCCTTTTTGCGCGTTTACTTCGACGATCATGATGAGATTTTTATCGTCGAATTTATTGGTTTTGTATTTTTTGACTTCGAGATTTTGGGCGACGACGTGGTTGTATTTCTCGCCGCTTTTTAGCGCTACGATTTTAGGTAGCGAAAGTGTCAAATTTGCCGTTTGGAAAAACTCGCCGTTACGCTTTAAATTTACCGTGATTTTTGGATTTTGCACGGCTTGGGCGGAGGCCTCGGCGTAAATTTGAGCCTTATAAACCCCTTTACCGTCGTTATCCCAGCGCAAATTTGAGCTTAGCCATTTTAGGTTTTCGGTTTCTGGCAAGATAGTTTGCAGATCTACTGCGATGTTATCCTGGATATCGACCGATAGCGTAAAGCTAAAAATTTGCCCGACGTAGACTTGCTTCGGCGCGTTTAAGGCCTTGATTATGATGTCGTTTGGCTGCACGCGCTCGTAGAGCTGGCTGTCTTTTAAATTTAACTCTGGCTCGTTGGTTGGCGCGATATTTTGCGGGATAGGCTGGCGCAGATGCGTTCCGCCTTGGTTGCTTGGGGCTTGGCTTTGGGCTACGGGAGTTCTATTTTGCGTAGCCGTACTTTGCGTCTGGCTTGGAGTTTTATTTTGCGCGCTTGGCGCTCTGTTTTGTAAATTTGGCTTTTGTACCGGCGCTTGCGGAGCGGGCTTGATTACTTTTTGACTTTGCTCGTCGCCCATCATGTCAAACACGCTAGGCTCGGTTGCCCCGCAAGCTAAAACAAATATAGTAAAAAAGGCTAAAAAGGGCTTTAGCAAACTAGCCCTTTTAGCATCTTTAGTCCATCATCCGTGCCCAAAAACTTCTCGCAGGCGCGCTCTGGGTGAGGCATGAGGCCAAATATCTTTTTATTTTTATCGCAAATTCCCGCTATAGCATCGACCGAGCCGTTTGGATTTAGCTCTGCGCCGTTTGCGTCGCAGTATTTTAGTAGTACCTGATCGTTGTCGTAGAGGCCTTTTAACGTCGCCTCATCGGCGTAAAAGTTACCCTCGCCGTGAGCGATCGGGATGTTTACGACCTCGCCGACGCTCAAATTTGAGAGAAATTTATTTGCGTTTGAGACCACTTTTAGGTGGTGATATTTTGAGATGAAGCTTAAATTTTCGTTTCGTCTCATCGCACCTGCAAGCAGTTTTAGCTCGCACAGCATCTGAAAGCCGTTGCAAATACCAAGCACGTATCCGCCTTTTTGGGCGTGTTTTACGACCGCGCTCATCGCGGGGCTAAATTTAGCGATAGCTGCCGTGCGTAGGTAGTCGCCGTAGCTAAATCCGCCCGGAAGCACGATAAGATCGGCATTTATCTCGCTTTCTTTGTGCCAGATTATCTGCGTTTGGCAACCCAAAAGCTCAAAGGCGTACTTTGTATCTTGCTCGCAGTTTGTGCCTGGAAACAAAACGATGGCGACTTTCATTTTGCGCTCTCGCATTTGTCGTTCAAATTTATCTCGTAGTCCTCGATGACGGTGTTTGCGAGTAATTCCTCGCACATTTTGGTGAGCTCCTTGCGCGCTTCGTCTTTGCTTGCGGCGTCTATGTCAAGCACGATTTGTTTACCTATGCGCACGCCGCTTACGTTGTTAAATCCAAGCGAGCCGAGCGCGTGCTCGACAGCCTTTCCTTGCGGGTCTAAAACGCCGTTTTTTAGGGGTACGTTGATGATAGCTTTCATTTTAAACCTTAGATAAAATTCTTTTTAAAACTTCTTCGTAGGCGACTTTTACGCTGCCAAGATCCTGACGGAATCTGTCTTTATCAAGCTTTTCGTTCGTAGTAGCATCCCAAAAGCGGCAGCTATCGGGGCTAATTTCGTCTGCTAGCAGGATATTTCCGTCCTTATCGACGCCAAATTCGACTTTAAAATCGACTAATTTTAAGTTTCTGTCTGCGAAAAATTTAAATAGGATAGCGTTTATCTCGCGACCCATATGTTTTAGCCTATCAAGGTCGTTTTCGCTCTTAACTAAGCCCATAATTAGGCAGTGCTCGTCGTTTACGAGCGGATCGTGCAGATCGTCGTTTTTGTAGTAAAACTCTACCAATGGAAACGACAAAACCGTGCCTTCTTTTATCGCAAGGCGTTTTGTTAGCGAGCCGGTTGCGATATTTCTTACGACCACTTCAAGCGGGATGATTTCACATTTCTTCACGAGCTGTTCGGTGTCGCTTAGGGTTTCGACCAGGTGAGTCGGGATGCCTTTTTCTTTTAAAAGATGAAAAAGCTGCGTCGAAATTTTATTATTTAACGCGCCTTTGCCGGCTTCGTTACCTCTTTTTTGCGCATCAAAGGCGGTTAGATCGTCTTTAAATTCCGCTATTAGTAAGTTCGCATCGTCCGTTGCGAACATCTTTTTTCCCTTGCCTTCGTAGATCAGCTCTTTTTTTTGCATTTTTGCACTCCTTATTTTAGCTGTAAAATTTTGATCGCGTCAATCGCCGATTTTAGTTGTATATCGTCGTTTAC encodes the following:
- a CDS encoding lysophospholipid acyltransferase family protein, which gives rise to MIFSRIKAAYFAVEFLISILLVVFFMWLFKKHIHGVRKIWGRSQRLFGFYSLEVVGKFDECANMIIMNHQSMLDIVVLEEVYPKNLCWIAKKEIADLPVIGQIIHVPQMISVERENKRSLIKLVKDAQDRVEKGRVLAIFPEGTRSHSKELLPFKGGAKIIADKLNLKIQPIVITGSDILDVKNFSFKNGKIKIICLDLIDTAAPEWLESARAKMQETLDNERQKAAI
- the purC gene encoding phosphoribosylaminoimidazolesuccinocarboxamide synthase, translating into MQKKELIYEGKGKKMFATDDANLLIAEFKDDLTAFDAQKRGNEAGKGALNNKISTQLFHLLKEKGIPTHLVETLSDTEQLVKKCEIIPLEVVVRNIATGSLTKRLAIKEGTVLSFPLVEFYYKNDDLHDPLVNDEHCLIMGLVKSENDLDRLKHMGREINAILFKFFADRNLKLVDFKVEFGVDKDGNILLADEISPDSCRFWDATTNEKLDKDRFRQDLGSVKVAYEEVLKRILSKV
- the purS gene encoding phosphoribosylformylglycinamidine synthase subunit PurS, translating into MKAIINVPLKNGVLDPQGKAVEHALGSLGFNNVSGVRIGKQIVLDIDAASKDEARKELTKMCEELLANTVIEDYEINLNDKCESAK
- the purQ gene encoding phosphoribosylformylglycinamidine synthase subunit PurQ; this translates as MKVAIVLFPGTNCEQDTKYAFELLGCQTQIIWHKESEINADLIVLPGGFSYGDYLRTAAIAKFSPAMSAVVKHAQKGGYVLGICNGFQMLCELKLLAGAMRRNENLSFISKYHHLKVVSNANKFLSNLSVGEVVNIPIAHGEGNFYADEATLKGLYDNDQVLLKYCDANGAELNPNGSVDAIAGICDKNKKIFGLMPHPERACEKFLGTDDGLKMLKGLVC
- a CDS encoding SH3 domain-containing protein; the encoded protein is MLKPFLAFFTIFVLACGATEPSVFDMMGDEQSQKVIKPAPQAPVQKPNLQNRAPSAQNKTPSQTQSTATQNRTPVAQSQAPSNQGGTHLRQPIPQNIAPTNEPELNLKDSQLYERVQPNDIIIKALNAPKQVYVGQIFSFTLSVDIQDNIAVDLQTILPETENLKWLSSNLRWDNDGKGVYKAQIYAEASAQAVQNPKITVNLKRNGEFFQTANLTLSLPKIVALKSGEKYNHVVAQNLEVKKYKTNKFDDKNLIMIVEVNAQKGNIADFFIEDKDIIKQGVDSTSGEFDAQSGYYFAIFSSEKTSIDFNYFSLAKKDFVSFSLPVVVEDDEISTQIGLNPKQSKFEIYKNIGVYALFGIFLITFLFKRDAIFLVVVVGLGAYILYSYNPFGGATLRQNINVKILPTQNSSVFYTSKAEEKIEILGEREDYVKILLDDGKIGWVKKDDIF